From one Eucalyptus grandis isolate ANBG69807.140 chromosome 9, ASM1654582v1, whole genome shotgun sequence genomic stretch:
- the LOC104450300 gene encoding LOW QUALITY PROTEIN: cell division cycle 20.1, cofactor of APC complex (The sequence of the model RefSeq protein was modified relative to this genomic sequence to represent the inferred CDS: inserted 3 bases in 2 codons), translating into MDAGSAHSSSNMKTQSRSPLQEQFLQRRNSRENLDRFIPNRSAMDFDYAHYMLTEGRKGRXESGGEFPSREAYRKQLAETLNMNRTRILAFKNKPRXPVELIPHELTSAQPAKPTKTRRYIPQTSERTLDAPDLLDDYYLNLLDWGSSNVLSIALGNTVYLWNASDGSTSELVTIDDETGPVTSVSWAPDGRHIAVGLNNSDVQLWDSADNRLLRTLRGGHRSRVGSLAWNNHILTTGGMDGLIVNNDVRVRSHIVDTYRGHTQEVCGLKWSASGQQLASGGNDNILHIWDRSTASSNSPTQWLHRLEEHTAAVKALAWCPFQGNLLASGGGGGDRTIKFWNTHTGACLNSVDTGSQVCSLLWNKNERELLSSHGFTQNQLTLWKYPSMVKIAELTGHTSRVLFMAQSPDGCTVASAAGDETLRFWNVFGVPEVAKPAPKANPEPFAHLNRIR; encoded by the exons ATGGATGCAGGATCTGCGCACTCTTCATCGAATATGAAGACGCAATCCCGCTCCCCGCTTCAAGAACAGTTTCTGCAGAGGAGGAATTCTCGGGAAAAC CTGGACAGATTTATACCCAATCGCTCAGCCATGGATTTCGATTATGCGCACTACATGCTGACCGAAGGGAGGAAGGGAAG AGAATCCGGCGGTGAGTTCCCCTCAAGAGAAGCCTACCGGAAGCAACTGGCGGAAACGCTCAACATGAACCGGACTCGAATCCTGGCTTTCAAGAACAAACCCC CCCCCGTGGAGTTGATTCCGCATGAACTCACTTCTGCTCAGCCAGCCAAGCCAACAAAAACCCGCCGATACATTCCTCAG ACCTCGGAGAGGACACTGGATGCTCCTGACCTTTTGGACGACTACTACCTCAACTTGTTGGACTGGGGAAGCAGCAATGTACTTTCAATTGCTTTGGGGAATACAGTTTATCTCTGGAATGCTTCGGATGGCTCTACCTCAGAACTTGTCACGATCGACGACGAAACTGGCCCTGTAACCAGTGTCAGCTGGGCCCCAGATGGTCGCCACATTGCTGTCGGCTTGAACAATTCTGATGTACAGTTATGGGATTCTGCTGATAATAGACTG CTAAGGACTTTGAGAGGCGGCCACAGATCTCGGGTTGGGTCTCTGGCATGGAACAATCACATCCTTACAACGGGAGGAATGGATGGACTGATCGTCAATAATGATGTGAGAGTGAGATCTCACATTGTTGACACCTACAGGGGTCACACCCAGGAGGTTTGTGGGTTGAAATGGTCGGCATCAGGGCAACAATTAGCTAGTGGAGGGAACGATAACATCCTCCACATCTGGGACAGGTCCACGGCATCTTCCAATTCACCCACTCAGTGGCTTCACCGCCTTGAAGAGCACACTGCCGCTGTTAAAGCCCTTGCCTGGTGTCCTTTCCAGGGGAATTTGCTGGCTTccggtggaggtggaggtgatCGGACCATTAAGTTTTGGAACACCCACACTGGTGCGTGCTTGAACTCTGTGGATACAGGTTCCCAGGTCTGTTCTCTGCTATGGAACAAGAACGAGAGAGAGTTGCTTAGCTCTCATGGATTCACTCAGAATCAGCTCACCCTTTGGAAGTACCCTTCAATGGTAAAGATTGCAGAGCTGACTGGCCATACTTCCAGAGTGCTATTCATGGCCCAG AGTCCGGATGGTTGCACTGTAGCATCAGCGGCAGGGGATGAAACACTGAGGTTTTGGAATGTGTTTGGTGTTCCAGAAGTGGCTAAACCAGCTCCAAAAGCTAATCCGGAGCCTTTTGCTCACTTGAATCGCATTCGCTAA
- the LOC104450287 gene encoding uncharacterized protein LOC104450287 isoform X1 — METKVVLICGLVGFLGLLSAATGFGAEATRIKGSEVHVTTPTQCAYPWTPALPLGLTSAVALMIAQVIINVATGCICCRKNPNPSNSNWTMALVFFVVSWFTFIIAFLLLLTGAALNDQHGEDSIYFGNYYCYVVKPGVFAGGAVLSLASVSLGILYYLSLVRAKDDNGRLWGASAPNQGVGGIAMGQPQIPPQSTQGPVFVHEDTYMRRQFT, encoded by the exons atggagacgAAGGTGGTGCTGATATGTGGTTTAGTGGGTTTTCTGGGGCTTCTCTCAGCTGCTACGGGTTTTGGTGCAGAAGCCACTCGGATTAAG GGTTCGGAAGTGCATGTCACAACTCCTACGCAATGTGCCTATCCCTGGACTCCAGCTCTGCCTCTTGGGTTAACTTCCGCTGTGGCTCTTATGATAGCTCAAGTAATTATCAACGTGGCAACCGGTTGCATTTGCTGCAGAAAGAACCCAAACCCATCAAATTCTAACTGGACCATGGCACTGGTCTTCTTCGTTGTTTCCTG GTTCACATTTATCATAGCGTTTCTTCTGTTACTTACGGGTGCTGCACTCAATGATCAACATGGTGAAGATAGCATATATTTTGGTAACTACTACTGCTATGTTGTCAAACCAGGTGTCTTTGCCGGAGGTGCTGTCCTATCACTTGCTAGTGTTTCCCTAGGGATTTTGTACTATCTCTCCCTAGTTCGGGCAAAGGATGATAATGGGCGGCTATGGGGTGCCTCTGCTCCTAATCAAGGTGTTGGAGGCATTGCTATGGGACAACCCCAGATTCCACCACAGAGCACTCAGGGACCTGTTTTCGTACACGAAGATACATACATGCGACGGCAATTCACTTGA
- the LOC120288214 gene encoding late embryogenesis abundant protein At5g17165-like has product MMIDGSMHAGCRRAAHTSVYDKNPEDQVASTVVPDEVIDAPSDKYWAPHPKTGVFGPATDHHLRAHGELPKPGDAENSVLEDTAWFRPTSLEDLEKPPHQ; this is encoded by the coding sequence ATGATGATCGATGGATCAATGCATGCTGGTTGTAGGAGAGCTGCCCACACATCCGTGTATGACAAGAACCCAGAGGATCAAGTCGCATCGACCGTGGTCCCTGATGAAGTGATTGACGCTCCATCCGACAAATACTGGGCTCCCCACCCCAAGACCGGGGTGTTTGGGCCTGCGACTGACCATCACCTCCGTGCCCACGGCGAGCTTCCTAAGCCTGGTGATGCCGAGAACTCGGTGCTGGAGGACACTGCTTGGTTCCGCCCCACTAGCCTCGAGGATCTTGAGAAGCCTCCTCACCAGTAA
- the LOC120285848 gene encoding LOW QUALITY PROTEIN: serine/threonine-protein kinase TIO-like (The sequence of the model RefSeq protein was modified relative to this genomic sequence to represent the inferred CDS: inserted 1 base in 1 codon) — translation MGIEDYHVIELVGEGSFGKVYKGRKKYTSQTVAMKFIMKHGKSEKDIHNLRQEIEILRKLKHENIIEMLDAFESPQEFCVVTEFAQGELFEILEDDKCLPEEQVQAIAKQLVRALHYLHSNRIIHRDMKPQNILIGAGSVVKLCDFGFARAMSMNTVVLRSIKGTPLYMAPELVREQPYNHTADLWSLGVILYELFVGQPPFYTNSVYALIRHIVKDPVKYPDNMGANFKSFLKGLLCKAPQNRLTWPALLEHPFVKENSIEDEAMEMDAPIAATRTCSPTEEFPGFANPNDIEKKGCQALDKLENNSRTVKGAKLIGQDSEALAVILLPLKRWSKELSSQSDRDILRSNQALRIISNLVAAGAIHSKGLNDELLAEVLEFTATVVSLTSVDLNDLVAKGLAIIKVLVDQSGNTVTNSYFKHWVALVNIFSQVVRRNEDASGKILNEAIGCISVELSKVAYSLKASSDINNDAEYVPSVVFETVKDIVDHAKASGLVEKLCLCLEIAGSSLSSGSPNLLRAVSEGCKALWSLIDAXETLFTKEHAYLYPLDAVRSPSLLRLDIKESEQGLLVGKESTRIIDTVTRAFLKSKSVQISIYHSLHQRLETAALAVIQLLSRCCLQNRIIPNLLCGLPSSLPVTTVVSGGEDGTIISEIFSLLGLCASCSNKNDQTGETKNLKNKLNNPTAMVQQACLVLAMVAQCLKMSGRNSAVSILTSSSKKQASRLTVLASYFSSDEGVRSKCQTHSASAMLAFASILSLETANSDSSVSTIAAPLIPQTSVLCDYLNTSQVNKHGGVDEMLSYWHCIKDGFVGLLEMTLKWREQLSTRHLCSDGIHMLLLNLLGNKYSNAPDGKVDNANNGVGLSPIGVLWTISSIFHCLWSGAPIFRQILLRSEFINVILNLVSDAHVQLVRCWSGPGGGKDGVRDLINVVIDLLAFPFVVVQYTPTLASATASINSGSLLNMGLPGGRKYTEDKEMAKAIEEDMGKYIKILLEVGVPGIILRCLEHLGLKDSGKPVAFIAKMIGHRPLAIQFVSKGLLNPNRMRILLSASSPKEVVLDVLMILSDLARMDKAFYEYINGAAILENMKEFLNHEDSNIRAKACCALGNLCRHSAYFYNVLARHHIVDPLIDRCSDPDRRTRKFACFAIGNAAYHNDMLYEELRRSIPQLAAVLLSTDEDKTKANAAGALSNLVRNSNKLCEDIVDKGAMQALLKLVVDCSAVALNPSRRDAANESPLKIALFSLGKMCAHQPCRQYLVSSELFPVIGRLRQSPESTIATYASNIMSKVANG, via the exons ATTCTGAGGAAGTTGAAGCATGAAAATATCATCGAAATGCTTGATGCTTTTGAGAGTCCACAAGAGTTTTGCGTTGTTACCGAATTTGCTCAG GGTGAAttatttgagattcttgaggaTGATAAATGTCTTCCGGAAGAGCAAGTTCAAGCAATTGCAAAGCAGTTG GTTAGAGCCCTGCACTACTTGCATTCCAACCGTATCATCCATCGTGACATGAAGCCGCAAAATATATTGATTGGTGCTGGTTCTGTTGTTAAG CTCTGTGATTTTGGTTTTGCCCGAGCAATGTCTATGAATACTGTTGTCTTAAGGTCAATAAAAG GTACTCCATTGTACATGGCTCCTGAACTAGTGCGGGAGCAGCCGTATAATCACACTGCAGATTTGTGGTCCCTTGGAGTTATACT GTATGAGTTATTTGTTGGCCAACCTCCATTTTACACTAATTCAGTATATGCTCTCATTCGACACATTGTTAAG GATCCAGTAAAATATCCTGACAACATGGGTGCGAATTTCAAGAGCTTTCTGAAAGGTTTGCTCTGTAAG GCACCTCAGAATCGGTTGACTTGGCCTGCTCTCCTTGAGCATCCATTTGTCAAAGAAAACTCCATTGAAGACGAAGCCATg GAGATGGATGCTCCTATTGCAGCAACACGCACTTGCTCTCCCACAGAGGAGTTCCCTGGCTTTGCAAATCCCAACGATAttgaaaagaaag GTTGTCAAGCACTAGACAAGCTAGAGAACAACTCTCGTACAGTCAAGGGTGCAAAATTAATTGGTCAAGATAGTGAAGCACTGGCAGTTATTTTGCTACCTCTAAAGAGATGGTCCAAAGAACTAAGTTCTCAGAG TGATCGAGACATCCTAAGGTCCAACCAGGCACTGAGGATTATCTCTAACTTAGTTGCAGCTGGAGCCATTCATTCCAAGGGGCTAAATGATGAACTACTTGCTGAAGTTCTTGAATTCACAGCAACTGTAGTTAGCTTGACATCAGTTGATCTTAATGATTTAGTAGCAAAG GGTTTGGCAATTATCAAAGTATTGGTTGACCAATCTGGAAATACGGTTACAAATTCATACTTTAAGCACTGGGTCGCCTTAGTTAATATCTTCTCACAG GTTGTTCGACGCAATGAAGATGCATCTGGAAAAATTTTGAATGAGGCCATCGGTTGCATTTCAGTCGAGTTATCTAAAGTGGCTTATTCTCTTAAAGCATCTTCAGATATCAACAATGATGCAGAATATGTGCCCTCTGTTGTGTTTGAAACTGTGAAAGATATAGTGGATCATGCCAAAGCTTCTGGACTAGTGGAAAAGCTCTGTCTCTGCTTAGAAATTGCCGGTTCAAGTCTATCCTCAGGGTCCCCAAATTTGTTGCGAGCTGTCTCTGAAGGATGCAAGGCCCTGTGGTCATTGATTGATG TCGAAACCCTCTTTACAAAGGAACATGCTTATTTGTATCCTTTGGATGCTGTACGGAGTCCTTCTTTGCTCCGGCTTGACATCAAAGAGAGTGAACAAGGTTTGTTGGTTGGAAAGGAATCTACAAGAATCATCGATACAGTGACAAGGGCATTCCTCAAGTCAAAGTCTGTACAGATTTCGATATATCATTCACTTCATCAGCGTCTTGAGACTGCAGCTTTGGCTGTTATTCAG CTGTTATCAAGGTGTTGCCTGCAGAACAGAATCATTCCAAATCTTCTATGTGGCTTGCCCAGTTCCTTACCAGTCACCACTGTTGTTAGTGGTGGTGAAGACGGTACTATTATTTCGGAGATATTCTCCCTCTTAGGCCTTTGTGCTTCATGTTCAAACAAAAATGACCAAACAGGGGAAACAAagaatttgaagaacaaattaaATAATCCTACTGCTATGGTTCAGCAGGCATGCCTTGTCTTGGCCATGGTAGCACAATGTTTGAAGATGTCTGGAAGAAATTCTGCAGTGTCTATTCTGACatcatcttccaaaaagcaAGCTTCTCGACTCACAGTTCTTGCGAGTTATTTTTCTTCTGACGAAGGGGTGAGAAGTAAATGCCAAACGCATTCTGCGTCAGCCATGTTGGCTTTTGCTTCCATCCTATCTCTTGAAACTGCAAATTCCGACTCCTCGGTCTCCACGATTGCTGCACCTTTGATCCCCCAGACATCTGTACTCTGTGACTATCTCAACACATCCCAGGTGAATAAACACGGAGGGGTTGATGAAATGCTTTCATATTGGCATTGCATCAAAGATGGATTTGTTGGTCTGCTGGAAATGACGTTAAAGTGGAGAGAACAGTTATCTACTCGCCATTTGTGTTCAGATGGTATTCATATGCTTCTTCTCAATTTGTTAGGTAACAAATATTCAAATGCACCTGATGGAAAAGTTGATAATGCAAACAATGGAGTTGGGTTGTCCCCAATTGGAGTTTTATGGACGATCTCCTCAATATTTCACTGTCTTTGGAGTGGAGCTCCAATATTTCGCCAGATTTTGCTTAGATCCGAGTTCATCAATGTCATCTTGAATTTAGTATCTGATGCTCATGTTCAACTTGTGAGGTGCTGGAGTGGGCCTGGGGGAGGGAAGGATGGTGTGAGAGATTTAATTAATGTGGTAATTGATCTATtggcctttccttttgttgttgttcaATATACTCCCACATTGGCATCAGCCACTGCTTCCATAAACAGTGGATCCCTCCTCAATATGGGGTTACCTGGAGGGAGAAAATACACAGAAGACAAAGAAATGGCAAAGGCAATAGAAGAGGACATGGGAAAGTATATTAAGATCCTTCTAGag GTTGGTGTGCCTGGTATCATCCTGCGTTGCTTGGAGCATCTTGGGCTGAAAGATTCTGGAAAACCAGTTGCCTTTATTGCTAAAATGATAGGTCATAGACCACTTGCTATCCAGTTTGTGAGCAAGGGCTTGCTAAATCCAAACAGGATGAGAATATTACTCAGTGCCTCAAGTCCAAAAGAGGTCGTACTGGATGTTTTGATGATATTATCTGATTTGGCACGGATGGATAAG GCTTTCTATGAGTACATCAATGGAGCTGCTATCCTGGAAAATATGAAGGAATTTCTTAAccatgaagattcaaatattCGTGCAAAGGCTTGTTGTGCTCTCGGTAACCTGTGTCGTCACAGTGCCTACTTTTATAATGTGCTA GCAAGACACCATATAGTTGATCCCCTCATTGACCGCTGCTCTGATCCAGACAGACGAACAAGAAAATTTGCTTGCTTTGCT ATTGGAAATGCAGCATATCACAATGATATGTTGTATGAAGAGCTCAGGAGGTCCATACCTCAGCTAGCAGCCGTATTGCTTTCCACAGATGAGGACAAGACCAAAGCAAATGCTGCCGGTGCCTTAAGCAACCTTGTTCGCAACTCAAATAAACTGTGTGAAGACATAGTGGATAAGGGAGCCATGCAG GCTTTGCTGAAGTTGGTGGTCGACTGCTCAGCTGTGGCCCTGAATCCAAGTCGAAGAGATGCTGCCAATGAGTCGCCTTTGAAAATAGCTCTTTTCTCACTAGGGAAGATGTGTGCGCACCAGCCGTGCAGACAGTATCTCGTTTCTTCGGAGCTTTTCCCAGTAATTGGAAGGCTACGCCAATCCCCAGAATCCACGATTGCCACTTATGCATCTAACATCATGAGCAAAGTTGCCAACGGTTGA
- the LOC104450287 gene encoding uncharacterized protein LOC104450287 isoform X2, whose protein sequence is METKVVLICGLVGFLGLLSAATGFGAEATRIKGSEVHVTTPTQCAYPWTPALPLGLTSAVALMIAQVIINVATGCICCRKNPNPSNSNWTMALVFFVVSWFTFIIAFLLLLTGAALNDQHGEDSIYFGNYYCYVVKPGVFAGGAVLSLASVSLGILYYLSLVRAKDDNGRLWGASAPNQGVGGIAMGQPQIPPQSTQGPVFVHEDTYMRRQFT, encoded by the exons atggagacgAAGGTGGTGCTGATATGTGGTTTAGTGGGTTTTCTGGGGCTTCTCTCAGCTGCTACGGGTTTTGGTGCAGAAGCCACTCGGATTAAG GGTTCGGAAGTGCATGTCACAACTCCTACGCAATGTGCCTATCCCTGGACTCCAGCTCTGCCTCTTGGGTTAACTTCCGCTGTGGCTCTTATGATAGCTCAAGTAATTATCAACGTGGCAACCGGTTGCATTTGCTGCAGAAAGAACCCAAACCCATCAAATTCTAACTGGACCATGGCACTGGTCTTCTTCGTTGTTTCCTG GTTCACATTTATCATAGCGTTTCTTCTGTTACTTACGGGTGCTGCACTCAATGATCAACATGGTGAAGATAGCATATATTTTGGTAACTACTACTGCTATGTTGTCAAACCAGGTGTCTTTGCCGGAGGTGCTGTCCTATCACTTGCTAGTGTTTCCCTAGGGATTTTGTACTATCTCTCCCTAGTTCGGGCAAAGGATGATAATGGGCGGCTATGGGGTGCCTCTGCTCCTAATCAAGGTGTTGGAGGCATTGCTATGGGACAACCCCAGATTCCACCACAGAGCACTCAGGGACCTGTTTTCGTACACGAAGATACATAC ATGCGACGGCAATTCACTTGA
- the LOC120288581 gene encoding aspartic proteinase CDR1-like produces MRSDAPLPGSKAVSNMNVPVPPLFHLDTVQSDILPDNGEYVLKVSIGTPPYDVYAIVDTGSDLFLVPAPGSTSCASPLNTCNYTSAYADSSLTKGVLATETLTFASTTGPPVTLPNIVFGCGHNNTGVFNDNEMGLAGLMRKAPPHLADRHVLRGQAVLSVPSPLPHPPTVTSKMSFGSGSERRKHLPAFNSSGASHVSKGNVFLDSGTPITIVPKDFYDRLAAEVKRAVELTPIDDPQLRPQLCYGRDVQAKGPVLTAHFDGEADVEWKQTSTFIEAKDGIFCFAMTSTDSPGGIIGNYAQTNYLIGFDLDANTISFKPTDCTKL; encoded by the exons ATGCGTTCCGACGCTCCTTTGCCAGGGTCCAAGGCCGTTTCCAACATGAACGTTCCTGTCCCACCTTTGTTCCATCTCGACACGGTTCAGTCCGACATCCTCCCGGACAATGGCGAATATGTCCTGAAAGTGTCGATAGGGACCCCGCCCTACGATGTCTACGCCATCGTCGACACCGGCAGCGACCTCTTTTTGG TGCCAGCTCCTGGCAGCACCTCGTGCGCTTCTCCCTTGAACACGTGCAACTACACCAGCGCATACGCGGATTCGTCCCTGACGAAGGGGGTCCTCGCGACGGAGACACTGACCTTCGCTTCCACCACTGGACCACCAGTGACGCTCCCGAACATAGTGTTCGGTTGCGGCCACAACAACACCGGCGTCTTCAACGACAACGAGATGGGACTCGCCGGGCTCATGCGAAAGGCCCCGCCTCATCTCGCAGATAGGCACGTCCTTCGGGGCCAGGCGGTTCTCTCAGTGCCTAGTCCCCTTCCACACCCACCGACCGTCACCAGCAAGATGAGCTTCGGCAGCGGCAGCGAG CGTCGGAAGCACCTACCTGCCTTTAACTCTTCTGGGGCGAGCCACGTCTCTAAGGGGAACGTGTTCCTAGACTCGGGGACGCCTATAACCATCGTGCCGAAAGATTTCTACGACAGGTTGGCAGCGGAGGTGAAGAGAGCGGTGGAATTGACACCCATAGATGACCCTCAGCTGAGGCCGCAGCTGTGCTACGGGAGGGACGTGCAAGCGAAGGGGCCGGTGCTGACGGCGCATTTCGACGGCGAAGCCGACGTGGAGTGGAAGCAGACGAGCACGTTCATAGAGGCTAAGGATGGCATATTTTGCTTCGCCATGACTTCCACTGATAGTCCTGGTGGGATAATCGGCAACTATGCTCAGACTAATTATTTGATCGGGTTTGACCTCGATGCAAATACTATTTCTTTCAAGCCAACCGATTGCACCAAGCTGTGA